The sequence agtccagacctaaatccaatcaaaaatctgtggggtgacctgaagagggctgtgcacaggagataccCAGCAAAATTCACAGCgtttagaatgcttttgcaaggagTAATGGCAAAATACTACTAAATCAAGATGTGCCAAACTGACTGACTCTTACTCAACAAGATtaaatgctgtgataaaatctaaaggtgcttaaactaagtattagtttaggggtgtacCACCAGgttattgtgtatttttttatttttccactttttttcccATTAAATGATTCTTCTTGTCTTTCACTTCAATTAATAGGCTAAAATTTCAAAAGGTTCcggcatgatttatcttggtttaattttttacaccacaaaaacctgccattttaacaggggtgtgacTTTAGATCCACTGTAGGTCCTGATTTCACAATACAAAGTTACTGGAAcaggaagcaacaacaacaagaacaacaacaacttggTATTACATATGCCTTTTTGtgtaacagcttttttttttattgatgtatatataaattttaagtggggacctacacaataataattattaataagttATTCATTTACCTTTTTAGGGACAGGGCTTCCTCTTTGGCTGGAATCATCATCCATCTGCCGTGAGCGCTGCAGAATGAAAACTTTTAGTGATACTGGACCAAAGAACTTGGAGGTTTAAATTCCAAGCTTAGacataacaacaaacaaattcaTGTTATTATACTATCGTTACACTTGACAAGCACAGAGTGGTATATAAACACACCAACATATTCTGtcgaaaaaaaaagataattatatGACGAGAGGACTGCAAAAACCCGTCGGATGTCACTGcggctgaattctggaaaactTCTGATTTCGACCAAAAGTGAGTTCCAAAACAACAAAGCAGTCATGTTCTAACCTCGTCTTGGCTGTAAAAATCAGTGTTATTACAAGccagtttaataaacacaacAGTAAATGCAGTCGGGTTGCCTAAAGATGTCGAAATGCTCGCTAGCCAACTCTCCTTTTCTCATGACAAGTTATTGGACGCCACAGCAAATTGGCCACGAGcctaattaatttaatttgtgaCCAGATACCGGATATCAAAATGTCCGTGATGCCCTCGCACAGAGCATTTTTAAAGTgtgtaaaatgttcaaatgacCTAATGAAAAGAAACGGAATTAATTAGGGATAATTTCTCCACCGATCTTAGCATGATTTCAAATGAGGCTGATGTTTAAATGCTGCgagtgacttttacctcaggCGATGCGACAGATGCTAACGTGGATGATACTGATCATCAAAGtccatttttttctgattgttgcagccaaaaatgcgtgatttttcctgcagcttttttttcttcaaaatttgtgatgcagcttggagtttgtgtttgttttgttgttgttgtagaaaACTACTTAGATTGGTGAAATTGTAAttgcacagtctttcacagtgatgtctgttggtaaagaagaccttttagttgtactcatgtttgacacgTGAACAGAAGAGGGCTTttgctgaatgcgtgttgtgatgacatcacatgacgcgtcttggcccaactctgtggaaaatctgttgtcattttgaaaaattgttaGTTCCTCAGaatatttgcttgattttgcattcataaCCCTGCAGGGACTGATTTCCCATTGCAAGCTTACAATTCTTTCAAATTTGGCAGAAATGCTGTTTTTCCATAAGTCTATCAGGCTGTACATGTAGAGGTGGGGCATCTTTCGGAATATTTAATTGACtcaatttttaaatgaaacaactTTCCTTCTGCTAGAGATGCAAAAGGGAagcatttcagttcaggaaaccATGCAGTTCACAgaactattctattctatttagTAGAAAATGCCTACATTTGAGCacatgaagggttttcccagaccaccacacacataTTCAGACACAACTTTATATCCTTACCTTTATAGAGGGATCGAAAAGAGGTCTTTGAGCAGTTTTCTCCGCATCAGGAAAGAGCTGTTTGGCCTAGATGTAAGAAAGTTTTTCACATGCTCAACGAATACGCCGCCTTCTTACATTTCAAACATAGTTTGTATACCTGTATCTCACTTACATGCTCCAAGCAGTTTCGGCACGCCTCTTTGATGAGCTGATCCGTCTGTACATCCTCCCCTACATTCTCCTTCACATTGCTTGCTGCCTTCTCAAAAAACTGTGCAAAGAAAGTACAGTCAATAATCACTACCATCACAACTGGATTTCTTCATCGTGATGCAGACTTAccttcatatattttttaaagactgCCAAAATGTCATCGTTGAAGCTGGGCTGCAGCACGGTTCTCAAGAGGTCCATGGAAATGACGGGATCTGTATAACTAGCAGCCACACAGAGATGGATTACTCAcggtgactacgtttacacggacagcagtaatcgaattactgaccttattctgaataagacaatattctgattaaggtgtttacatgacttTCTTTTAGAacactcctttcatgttcctgttttacatgttataaacatcgatcgattaacagcacacgtcattacgtcactgtgccacgccgtccctccagaatttcacgtatcgacatacagttgatcttcgttatggtaccgtatacagttttgggtgtttttatttaaattttttacgaacgcttcaagtgcagttaattatttgtcatgttgtacgtgcaaatagacaactgctcgaagccgtgggctgcatcccaaaccgcgtacttacctactatatagtagctgagatacatgtatctcacttcctactatatagtaggtaggTTTGTGGTTTGGGACTCAGCCGTGCTCTCTTTGGTTgtaacggttgagcgctgccgtgtgtgaacgtgtcctgtcgcaaaatgtggtgaaaactcccacacgatgttaataatgtgattaaggtgtgtacatgtctgtaatacacctcgataatgcgactaaaacaggattactccacatgtcttaattcgatttgtgtttacttcgagtaggactttaatcggattaaggtaataaaaaaaaaaaaaaaacgctgtttacatgctagtttcttaatcagagtatcgtgttaatattggattattgttgtccatgtaaacgtactgactgactaAGCATTAGGCACAAATACCAGACATCATGCCTTTGTGCAGTTTATAGCTAGACGTCAAGACACCTTAAAGTATCTGGAAGACATAGCAATCTATGGACTAAAATAAGTACATTCAGAGTTACCTTATGGCCATCTGTGAGCGTCTACCCCTGCGCTGAACCTGTCTGTGCTTGATCATGATGTTCCAGGGGTTCTAGCgtacaagggggaaaaaaaatgttagcaAATGTCAAAGAAAAGACATGCAGACAAATCGGTGACCAAAGACAACATACTTATGACTGCACAGAAAGCGAGTTGGAAAAGGTTGTAATAAATTACAACTGGCAAAAGATGCCACTTATCAGATTCTTTACAGCTAATGGGATTTAAACATTTTGTAGCCAGAAACTGCTTTAACTGTAACATAAATTCCAAATGCCTCCTAATACAGATAATTTCACAAATATTACTTAAAAGCATACTATAATATTTTGTCCATTTCCATTTCTGAACTTTCCCCTGAGAGAAGACATATGGTCCAAAATTACTTATaggcatatttatttatttatttatgggatGTCTCAAAAGTGTCGATACATAGGGTATAGCACCACGTCAGCTATGCCTTCATCAACGCATGCTCATAGTCATCCATTTCTCGGTTGGTCCGTGACGCTTCCAGTCTTTTGGAATTTGCTAATAAGTTTTCACTAGAGTGTCGTGTGTGAGGTGCTCGCcacgtttcctgttaaagtccaacACAACCTTctgacagcttcccgatccagccatgagaatgatgtATATATTCCTCCTTcatcaaaggcattcttaaaggttatttgaataaaaaaatgtttttttatatatatatatatatatatatatatatatatatatatatatatatatatatatataaaatatatatatatatatatatatatatatatatatatatatatatatatatagaaagagagagagagagagagacagacagaaagagggagacagatggacagagagagacagacagagacaaacagacagacaaagagacacAGACTTtttgctaaaaataaataaatagtgttaatttcccctatgtgccctgtgatggattggcaccgtgtccagggtgtaccctgccttgtgccccacgcTCCATGGGATAGTCTCcaagttccccgtgaccctgaaaaggataaagcggtatagaagatagatggatggatggaatttcccctatgtatggagacacaTTTAGGGCACCCGGTAGTTTGataacggtggattgtgatttccactactgtacctaaaaaacaaacaataaataaatcaataactCAATAAAACCCAGAATGGATATGCCTCCCCACTTTGAGAAGCACTGCTGTACACGAATATAAAGTTTGTGGAAGAAGAGCTTATGAAGTGCTTGAGGCAGAAAACACAGCAGTGTGATTCAGCCCAGTTTGACTCACTGTACAGGAAGTGACGCACACACTACTGCTAAACACCGCTTAAAACGGCGTACTTCCATACTAACTAGTACGCGTTAGGCTTAACTAGTTCAATACTATACTAAAACTAGCGCACTAAACAGTATGCAGCTTTGGACGGAACCAAACTGTGAGCGAATCCTTTCACACGTCGAATGGTGGTTCAAAAGCTCAATAACCGTTAAAAGACTTAGTAAAATAATGCAGAGAcgcagagatagacagacagacagaaagacagacacagagagagagacattaatCCCCCCCAGGGGTGACTCACCATGGACTGAACCTGCTGCTGCTCACCAGCGTCCTGCTGAAGCCACTCTCTGCGTCCCTCACTCCTGTGCGCTCCCATTACTACACCGTGTACTGCTTCAACTTCACTCAACGGCTATTTCTCTGGTTTCAGCGCCGAAACAACAGGGTCGAGAGAGTTCCGGCTCTAGTCCCTATCTAGTTTAATACGAGCTGACAGCGAGCAGGAGCAGATGACTCTACTGTACCAACCGTTTGACGTTATTCCGCTGTGCAGTTATAACCAATGGTGCAACATCGTTAAAATACACTGAATTAGTTATTAAATCGTGTTCACGTAGAACGTCCCTAGAAGTGTCTTTCTTTCCTCGAGCGAGACCCCCCCAAAATTCCTAGTCTGTTCTCGGTAGTAAAATGACTTCAAATAATCAATTTCCGGTTACACGGTGGTGTCTTTCAAAGTAAAAGTCTGCGCATGCGCCGACATGTCTAGGCCGTGCCTAAACGATGAGGTTATTTGTCTCAGCTATTCCGCCATTACAGTAGAGGCATTTCCAGTGCAGCTTGAGAGAAACTCAGACTGGAGAAACCAAGGATTGAGaactatacaccgatcagccataacattcaaaccacctgtctaatattgtgtaggtcccccttgtgccatcAAAACAGATTtgacctgtcgaggcatggactccacaggacctctgaaggtgtactgtggtatctggcaccaagacattaacAGCAAAACTTTTAAATTCTGTAAATGTGGGGCCTctatggatcagacttgtttgtccagcacgtcccccagatgcttgatcggattgagatctggggaatttggaagccgagtcaacaccttgaagtcttcgtcatgttcctcaaaccattcctgaacaatgtttgcagtgtggcagggtggaTCATCCTGCTCAAATGGCCATCCACTGTCATTAGGGAATTCTGTTGGCATGAAGTGTACTTGTtttgcaacaatgtttaggtcggtggtacgtgtcaaaataacatccacatgaatgccaggacccaaggtttcccagcagagcaTTACACTACCTCCCcaggcttgccttcttcccattgtgcatcctggtgccatctcttccccaggtaagtggtGCGCATGCACCCAaacatccacatgatgtaaaagaaaacgattcagcagaccaggccaccttcttccatagtccagttctgatgctcacatgctcattgtaggtgctttcggtggtGTACAGGGCATGGTgtgcatgggcactctgaccggtctgcagctactcagccccatacacagcaagctgcttTGCATTGTGTTCTTACACatttctatcataaccagcattaacttattcagcaatttgtgctacagtagctcttctgtgggatcggaccagacgggctagccttcgctcacCACACACTTAAATGAgtcttgggtgcccatgaccatgtcgccagttcaccagttgtccttccttggaccacttttggtaggtactaatcaCTGCATACCGGAAACACCCCATAAGACCtgcagttttggagatgctctgacccagtcgtctagccatcacaatttggctcttgtcaaagtcgctTAGATCCTTactcttgcccatttttcctgcttccaacacattgagaactgactgttcacttgctgcctaatatatatcccaccccttgacaggtgccactctAACAAGATAAGCAaagttattcacgtcacctgtcagtggttttaatgtaaaagctgatcagtgtatgtaGCTTTTAAATAGTAAGTGAAACTGACTGTAACCACAAAATGAGGAACCATAACATGTCTGCAAAGTTGTAATGCTTTCTAATGGTGCAATCTGGCAACTATATACTTTAAGAACATGAAGAAAAATACCTAAAAGTAACGCACTCTAGGTTCTTCAAGCTTCCTCATctacaataaatacattaaaaacctACAACTCTTTGGATTTTTATCCACACCTCGTTTCGACAGCATTTAGTAAGAACAAAACTAAGTTGCATACATTCATCCTGATTCAAAAGACTTATAATAAGTTCCTGGAACAGGAAACTGATGACTAAAGCTGGAACATTATTAGTTGTGCATTGACTGTTAAAGCATCCAAAACAATGAAAGTAACAAAAGACATGATAAGAGTAAAATCACTTAAAAAGGTTCGAACACATCTGCTAAAACATCAGTAAAAACACGACAAAGCCTATAAGCACTATACATTTAATTCTCTCTTTTATGATTGTGACAAATGGGAATGAGCGAAAAGAACCTAAAGGCAACACGTACAactgtgaaatataaaaataacaaatcgTTTTTTGCTGGTTACACTATGCAGTACTGTTCGTAACACAGTTCTACTATTACATACAAGATAGATTTCTCCTCTTCAGTTATCACTTTGGTTTAGTTTAAAATGACTtctatttaataaattgtatcattcataaac comes from Ictalurus punctatus breed USDA103 chromosome 11, Coco_2.0, whole genome shotgun sequence and encodes:
- the LOC108271761 gene encoding deoxynucleotidyltransferase terminal-interacting protein 1, coding for MGAHRSEGRREWLQQDAGEQQQVQSMNPWNIMIKHRQVQRRGRRSQMAISYTDPVISMDLLRTVLQPSFNDDILAVFKKYMKFFEKAASNVKENVGEDVQTDQLIKEACRNCLEHAKQLFPDAEKTAQRPLFDPSIKRSRQMDDDSSQRGSPVPKKRKGRPPLPTLPYDRTIPYSAPMKPKITEPIKREGPKWDPARLNEKSTFVLGSRANKALGMGGTRGRIYIKHADLFKYAADAQDKQWLAERQHMRATGGKMAYLLIEEDIQDLALSEEYKDCPELRMDELKPFVVPVWMVEKMQKTMEAQRSEKD